From Vogesella sp. XCS3, the proteins below share one genomic window:
- a CDS encoding GspH/FimT family pseudopilin: protein MTQERGFTLVELIITVAIIAIVMSYAVPAYSRFVAQNKVQSFAYALASDLNNARSEAIRRGQTVEVCAASDTTVASCAGAVTNNWSKSWITVASGSVIKVHQAEAGTVASTTLSSVRFAASGRPNNAGSIVFQDAAATTSASVSIAVYGSIRAGGGMGQ from the coding sequence ATGACGCAGGAACGGGGTTTTACGCTGGTAGAGCTAATCATTACGGTAGCCATCATCGCCATCGTCATGTCGTATGCCGTGCCGGCCTACTCGCGTTTTGTCGCGCAGAACAAGGTGCAGTCATTCGCCTATGCACTGGCTTCCGACCTGAATAACGCCCGCTCCGAGGCGATACGCCGTGGGCAGACTGTCGAAGTCTGTGCGGCTTCAGATACTACAGTAGCGAGCTGTGCCGGGGCTGTGACGAATAATTGGAGCAAGAGCTGGATCACCGTGGCTAGTGGGTCGGTTATCAAGGTCCACCAAGCGGAGGCGGGCACTGTTGCTTCGACTACGTTATCCAGTGTTCGTTTTGCCGCTAGCGGCCGGCCTAACAACGCCGGCAGTATCGTTTTTCAGGATGCGGCTGCAACGACTTCTGCTTCTGTATCGATCGCGGTCTATGGCAGTATCCGGGCCGGTGGCGGGATGGGGCAATAA
- a CDS encoding YchJ family protein gives MKKTPVTTGCHCGQPLPYADCCGPYHHGALPASAEQLMRSRYSAFVLQLEPYLLQSWASDTRPASLDLSADDGVKWLGLQVLAATGGAEGDDTGTVEFVARYKVGGRAYRLHETSRFRREDGAWRYIDGDLHEG, from the coding sequence ATGAAAAAAACGCCTGTCACCACCGGCTGCCATTGCGGCCAACCTCTGCCTTACGCTGATTGCTGCGGCCCTTATCACCACGGTGCATTGCCTGCCAGTGCCGAGCAGCTGATGCGCTCGCGCTACAGCGCCTTTGTGCTGCAGCTGGAACCCTACTTGCTGCAAAGCTGGGCTAGCGACACCCGCCCCGCCAGTCTGGACCTGAGTGCCGACGATGGCGTGAAGTGGTTGGGCTTGCAGGTATTGGCCGCCACGGGTGGTGCTGAGGGTGACGACACCGGCACTGTCGAGTTCGTGGCGCGCTACAAGGTGGGGGGGCGTGCCTACCGCCTGCACGAGACCAGCCGTTTTCGCCGTGAAGACGGTGCCTGGCGCTATATCGATGGCGACCTGCATGAGGGCTAG
- a CDS encoding LysE family translocator: MNTAALLIYLSVMALTPGPNNLILAASGLNHGFGRTVPSLLGISTGIALQSAIIILFMSQLAPLLGALKPALTLAGCAYLLYLAWQMKQAGTLGEQAEEQQPMSFMGGIWFQWLNPKTWMMSLNMGMVFLPQDMPAGQAAVLFFLLVFITMMPCISVWAGAGVALQKLLNTPRRLAYFNGAMALTLAGTALWLLLDSLPAGHLSAANFPI; the protein is encoded by the coding sequence ATGAATACCGCTGCCCTGCTGATTTACCTGTCCGTGATGGCGCTGACCCCCGGCCCGAATAACCTGATTCTGGCCGCCAGTGGCCTCAATCACGGGTTTGGCCGCACCGTGCCGTCGCTACTGGGCATTTCCACCGGTATCGCGCTGCAGTCGGCCATCATCATCCTGTTCATGAGCCAGCTGGCTCCGCTGCTGGGCGCGCTCAAACCGGCACTGACCCTGGCGGGTTGCGCCTACCTGCTATACCTGGCCTGGCAGATGAAACAGGCAGGCACGCTGGGCGAGCAGGCCGAGGAGCAGCAACCGATGAGCTTCATGGGTGGCATCTGGTTCCAGTGGCTGAACCCCAAAACCTGGATGATGAGCCTGAACATGGGCATGGTATTCCTGCCGCAGGATATGCCGGCCGGCCAGGCCGCTGTGCTGTTCTTCCTGCTGGTATTCATCACCATGATGCCATGCATCAGTGTATGGGCCGGCGCTGGCGTGGCGCTGCAAAAGCTGCTGAACACCCCGCGCCGTCTGGCCTACTTCAATGGTGCCATGGCGCTGACGCTGGCGGGCACCGCGCTGTGGCTGCTGCTGGACAGCCTGCCAGCTGGCCACCTGAGCGCGGCCAACTTCCCGATCTGA
- a CDS encoding type IV pilin protein, producing MKQNQGFTLIELVIVVAIVGILSAIAMPMYRDYVVRSNRTEAKTALAAVALAQERYYSVNNQYSTTIASLGTVMGLSSSGVTENGFYSISITAANPAASYTLNATPQSKAGQNTDKCNILTLSSTGLKGVSSATSGYTAANCW from the coding sequence ATGAAGCAAAACCAGGGTTTTACCTTGATCGAGCTGGTTATCGTGGTGGCTATCGTCGGTATTTTGTCTGCCATCGCCATGCCGATGTACCGCGATTATGTCGTGCGTTCCAACCGTACCGAGGCCAAAACGGCATTGGCTGCTGTCGCGTTGGCACAGGAGCGCTACTACTCAGTGAATAATCAGTACAGTACGACGATTGCTTCGCTAGGTACCGTTATGGGTTTGAGTAGCAGTGGTGTGACCGAAAACGGTTTTTACAGCATCAGCATTACTGCGGCCAACCCTGCTGCCAGCTACACCTTGAACGCCACCCCGCAAAGCAAAGCCGGGCAGAATACCGACAAGTGCAACATCCTGACGCTGAGCAGCACGGGCTTGAAAGGCGTCAGCAGCGCCACCAGCGGCTATACTGCGGCCAACTGCTGGTAA
- the pilV gene encoding type IV pilus modification protein PilV, whose product MMLAYRNRGFAFVELLVSVVIIGFGLLAISALQTNALQATNAAYLRTAASEYAVAFSERMRTNTADSIYRYDEDNSVYILAPVVACYLQAASNTALTDRVAECAKVANASQTAIVNADVASMTQWVSNTSSTLPQGTWALNLLRNGAVASGITAANCNFSLAAGAAASQPCSLQVSVTWQESRASAAVASISYTFR is encoded by the coding sequence ATGATGCTAGCTTATCGTAACCGTGGTTTTGCCTTTGTCGAGCTGCTGGTGTCGGTGGTCATCATCGGCTTTGGTTTGCTGGCGATTTCTGCGTTACAGACTAATGCCCTGCAAGCGACCAATGCTGCCTATTTGCGTACCGCTGCCAGTGAATACGCGGTGGCTTTTTCGGAGCGTATGCGCACTAATACCGCTGACAGCATCTACCGTTACGACGAAGACAATAGCGTGTATATCCTGGCGCCAGTCGTGGCGTGCTACCTGCAGGCGGCGTCGAATACGGCGCTGACAGACCGGGTGGCAGAGTGTGCCAAAGTGGCCAATGCCAGCCAGACAGCCATTGTGAACGCTGATGTAGCCTCGATGACGCAGTGGGTAAGTAATACCTCCAGCACGTTGCCGCAAGGAACATGGGCGCTGAATTTGTTGCGTAACGGCGCTGTAGCCAGTGGCATTACGGCGGCCAACTGCAATTTCTCGCTGGCAGCCGGTGCGGCAGCCAGCCAGCCCTGTTCTCTACAGGTCTCCGTCACATGGCAAGAATCGCGTGCGTCGGCTGCGGTTGCCAGCATCAGTTACACATTCCGGTGA
- a CDS encoding ProQ/FINO family protein — protein sequence MKSNNETALGAALKTAVQSLSKKSQTEMIAAHVYAKYEVFKRFLPLALGIHEALIAALPQFDAQLVARVLANHCRRQRYIKSLARGGKRFDLAMKPVGVVSPEEKAAAERMAQPRPAKADAVAPAADLPVAAEGVAPDAVVAAPAIEPAAE from the coding sequence ATGAAATCCAATAATGAAACGGCACTGGGTGCCGCACTGAAGACGGCAGTACAAAGTCTGAGCAAGAAAAGCCAGACCGAAATGATTGCCGCCCATGTTTACGCCAAATACGAAGTATTCAAGCGTTTCCTGCCGCTGGCACTGGGTATCCACGAGGCATTGATCGCAGCACTGCCGCAGTTTGATGCACAGCTGGTGGCCCGTGTACTGGCCAACCACTGCCGCCGTCAGCGTTATATCAAGTCGCTGGCCCGTGGTGGCAAGCGCTTTGACCTGGCGATGAAGCCGGTAGGTGTGGTGAGCCCGGAAGAAAAAGCCGCAGCCGAACGCATGGCGCAGCCACGCCCAGCCAAGGCAGACGCTGTAGCGCCGGCAGCAGACCTGCCTGTTGCTGCCGAGGGTGTCGCACCCGACGCGGTAGTTGCAGCACCGGCCATCGAGCCTGCTGCTGAGTAA
- a CDS encoding PLP-dependent aminotransferase family protein: MAQDTLYMQLVNEWTALIQRGVLRPGEKMPSVRKACAQYEVSPATILAAYRLMEERGLVEARPQSGFYVRTQTRLPLPHMRRQSGTVATGDEVLDNIELVLAAQQQPGYLDLSMASPRGGDFYPTTRLKHILHKLSREQPTLATDYSYPPGAQPLREQVARRALAWGVSLAADDIVTTNGCTEALQLALRTVCKHGDTIGLESPTYFLLLPLLKSLGLNVIEIPTHPTTGLSLDALELLLEEKRLQAIVAMPTVHNPLGATMPPENKKRLAALVNAHRVPLIEDCPHADLFYGQLTPDAVKAYDTDGYVLLCGSFNKTLAPGFRVGWIAPGRYRRELTRLKFASSLSQPRLLEETLGVYLQDGAYDQHLRFLRRHYQAQMARLQDVVAQVFPAGTRATSPTGGCLLWVELPGEADSLQLSRAAYAEKMLVVPGALYSPRGRYRNCIRLSCCYPWSDAYERGLHRLAELSASLLP, translated from the coding sequence ATGGCGCAAGACACCCTTTACATGCAGCTGGTCAACGAGTGGACGGCGCTGATCCAGCGCGGCGTGCTGCGCCCGGGCGAGAAAATGCCGTCGGTACGCAAAGCCTGCGCCCAGTACGAGGTGAGCCCGGCCACCATCCTGGCCGCCTACCGCTTGATGGAAGAGCGGGGGCTGGTAGAGGCACGCCCGCAGTCCGGCTTTTATGTGCGCACCCAGACGCGGCTGCCGCTGCCGCACATGCGGCGCCAGAGCGGTACGGTGGCCACCGGCGATGAGGTGCTGGATAACATCGAGCTGGTGTTGGCCGCACAGCAGCAGCCCGGCTATCTGGACCTGTCGATGGCCTCGCCGCGCGGCGGCGATTTTTACCCCACCACGCGCCTGAAGCACATCCTGCACAAGCTCAGCCGCGAACAGCCCACGCTGGCTACCGACTATAGCTACCCGCCCGGCGCGCAGCCGCTGCGCGAACAGGTGGCGCGGAGGGCGCTGGCCTGGGGCGTGTCATTGGCAGCCGACGACATCGTCACCACCAATGGCTGCACCGAGGCGTTGCAACTGGCGCTGCGCACCGTCTGCAAGCACGGCGACACCATAGGCCTGGAGTCGCCTACCTACTTTTTGCTGCTGCCCTTGCTGAAAAGCCTGGGCCTCAACGTGATCGAGATCCCCACCCATCCCACCACCGGTCTGTCGCTGGACGCGCTGGAGCTGCTGCTGGAAGAAAAACGGCTGCAGGCCATTGTGGCGATGCCCACCGTGCACAACCCGCTGGGCGCCACCATGCCGCCGGAAAACAAGAAAAGGTTGGCCGCACTGGTGAATGCGCACCGCGTGCCGCTGATCGAAGACTGCCCGCACGCCGACCTGTTTTACGGCCAGCTGACGCCGGACGCGGTGAAAGCGTACGACACAGATGGCTACGTACTGCTGTGCGGCAGCTTCAACAAAACGCTGGCGCCCGGCTTCCGGGTGGGCTGGATCGCGCCCGGCCGCTACCGCCGCGAGCTGACACGGCTGAAGTTTGCCTCGTCGCTGTCGCAGCCGCGCCTGCTGGAAGAAACGCTGGGGGTGTATCTGCAGGACGGCGCCTATGACCAGCACCTGCGCTTCTTGCGCCGCCATTACCAGGCGCAGATGGCGCGCTTGCAGGATGTGGTGGCGCAGGTATTTCCGGCGGGTACCCGTGCCACCTCGCCTACCGGAGGCTGCCTGCTGTGGGTGGAGTTGCCGGGCGAGGCCGACTCGCTGCAGCTGTCGCGGGCGGCGTATGCGGAAAAGATGCTGGTGGTGCCCGGCGCGCTGTACTCGCCGCGTGGCCGCTACCGCAACTGTATCCGGCTGTCGTGCTGCTACCCGTGGAGCGACGCGTACGAGCGGGGTTTGCACCGTTTGGCCGAGCTCAGCGCCAGCTTATTGCCCTGA
- a CDS encoding macro domain-containing protein, which produces MLTRQHGVTIELWRGDITRLAVDAIVNAANRGLRGGGGVDGAIHRAAGPGMLQACLQHGFCPVGEVRVTPGFALPARWVFHTVGPLWRGGDEGEAEQLAQCYRHCLDEAASRGVRELAFPAISCGVYGYPALAAMHVAWQAMTQWLAAAPAHDLQRIVLVAFDDSVWQAGCRVMPGIS; this is translated from the coding sequence ATGTTGACCAGGCAGCACGGTGTCACCATTGAGCTGTGGCGCGGTGATATTACACGCTTGGCGGTAGACGCTATCGTCAATGCGGCCAACCGCGGCTTGCGTGGCGGTGGCGGGGTGGACGGCGCCATACACCGAGCCGCTGGCCCGGGCATGCTGCAAGCCTGCCTGCAGCATGGGTTTTGCCCGGTGGGCGAGGTGCGGGTCACGCCCGGTTTCGCACTGCCGGCGCGCTGGGTATTCCATACCGTTGGCCCGCTATGGCGTGGTGGTGATGAAGGCGAGGCCGAACAGCTGGCGCAGTGCTACCGCCATTGCCTGGATGAGGCCGCCAGCCGCGGTGTACGCGAGCTGGCGTTTCCGGCCATCAGCTGTGGCGTGTACGGCTACCCGGCACTAGCCGCCATGCATGTGGCGTGGCAGGCCATGACACAATGGTTGGCCGCCGCGCCGGCGCACGACTTGCAGCGCATTGTGCTGGTCGCCTTCGATGACAGCGTATGGCAAGCCGGCTGCCGTGTGATGCCGGGCATCAGCTAG
- the gltX gene encoding glutamate--tRNA ligase: MIRTRFAPSPTGFLHIGGVRTALFSWAFARKQGGTFVLRIEDTDLERSTPESVKAIMDGMHWVGLDYDEGPFYQTQRFDRYKEVIQQLLASGHAYYCYCSKEELETLRAEQEARGEKPRYDRRWRPEAGKTLPQPPADVQPVVRFKTPLTGSVAWEDAVKGRIEINNEELDDLIIARPDGSPTYNFCVVVDDWDMNITHVIRGDDHVNNTPRQINILLALGAPLPVYGHLPMILNEDGQKMSKRRDAVSVVDYAAKGILPEALLNYLARLGWGHGDEEFFSMGQFVEWFSLEAVSPSASRFNNEKFLWLNAQHIKAADNIRLAGLIAERLAAANVDTRQGPALADVIALVKERVQDLNALAREVDYFYAKRTAQAEDVEKHLQADSLARMQRFADRLAALDSWNAESIHGLFKPFCADEGIKMGQLGMPLRVLVCGTTQTPSVDAVLALIGQQEVLRRIRS; encoded by the coding sequence ATGATCCGCACCCGTTTTGCCCCCAGCCCCACCGGTTTCCTGCACATCGGTGGCGTGCGCACGGCACTGTTCTCCTGGGCGTTTGCCCGCAAGCAAGGCGGCACCTTTGTGCTGCGCATCGAAGACACCGACCTGGAACGCTCCACCCCGGAATCGGTAAAAGCCATTATGGACGGCATGCACTGGGTAGGTCTGGACTACGATGAAGGCCCGTTCTACCAGACCCAGCGCTTTGACCGTTACAAGGAAGTGATCCAGCAACTGCTGGCCAGCGGCCACGCCTACTACTGCTACTGCAGCAAGGAAGAGCTGGAAACGCTGCGCGCCGAACAGGAAGCCCGCGGCGAAAAACCGCGCTACGACCGCCGCTGGCGCCCGGAGGCAGGCAAGACCCTGCCGCAGCCACCGGCCGACGTGCAGCCGGTAGTACGCTTCAAGACCCCGCTGACCGGCTCGGTAGCGTGGGAAGACGCGGTCAAAGGCCGCATCGAGATCAATAACGAAGAGCTGGACGACCTGATCATCGCCCGCCCGGACGGCAGCCCCACCTATAACTTCTGTGTGGTAGTGGACGACTGGGACATGAACATCACCCACGTTATCCGTGGTGACGATCACGTCAACAACACCCCGCGCCAGATCAACATCCTGCTGGCCCTGGGCGCGCCGCTACCGGTATACGGCCACCTGCCGATGATCCTCAACGAAGACGGCCAGAAGATGTCCAAGCGCCGCGACGCCGTCAGCGTGGTGGACTACGCCGCCAAGGGCATCCTGCCGGAGGCGCTGCTGAACTACCTGGCACGCCTGGGCTGGGGCCACGGTGACGAAGAATTCTTCAGCATGGGACAGTTCGTCGAATGGTTCTCGCTGGAAGCGGTCAGCCCGTCCGCCAGCCGCTTCAACAACGAAAAATTCCTGTGGCTGAACGCCCAGCACATCAAGGCTGCCGACAATATCCGCCTGGCCGGCCTGATCGCCGAGCGCCTGGCTGCGGCCAACGTGGACACCCGCCAAGGCCCGGCCCTGGCCGACGTAATCGCACTGGTAAAAGAGCGCGTGCAAGACCTGAACGCGCTGGCTCGCGAAGTGGACTACTTCTACGCCAAGCGCACTGCACAAGCGGAAGACGTGGAAAAGCACCTGCAAGCCGACAGCCTGGCGCGCATGCAGCGCTTTGCCGACCGCCTGGCCGCGCTGGACAGCTGGAACGCCGAGAGCATTCACGGCCTGTTCAAGCCGTTCTGCGCCGACGAAGGCATCAAGATGGGCCAGCTGGGCATGCCGCTGCGCGTGCTGGTGTGCGGCACCACCCAGACCCCGTCGGTCGACGCGGTCTTGGCACTGATCGGCCAGCAAGAAGTACTGCGCCGCATCCGCAGCTAA
- a CDS encoding PilX N-terminal domain-containing pilus assembly protein, which produces MQQGFSLLVVMVFLLVLGLLGFAVTKSAIVQEKISGNLREKNVSFLAAEAALREGEIYLTTVDDLASITASNSLPARNVVSSLAGASASYTIGCVNNCTASAGKVYYRIVASGTGVRNDSVTALEAVVSVEE; this is translated from the coding sequence ATGCAGCAGGGTTTTTCCCTGCTGGTGGTGATGGTCTTCCTGCTGGTGTTAGGCTTGCTGGGTTTTGCCGTGACCAAAAGCGCCATCGTGCAAGAGAAGATATCGGGCAATCTGCGTGAAAAAAACGTTTCGTTTCTGGCTGCGGAAGCAGCGCTGCGAGAAGGGGAGATCTACCTGACCACGGTTGACGACCTGGCCAGTATTACAGCCTCCAATTCGCTCCCCGCACGCAATGTGGTCTCATCGCTGGCTGGCGCATCGGCCAGCTATACCATAGGTTGCGTCAATAACTGTACAGCGTCCGCGGGTAAGGTCTATTACCGCATCGTGGCCAGCGGTACCGGTGTGCGTAATGATTCGGTCACCGCGTTGGAAGCGGTAGTATCGGTAGAAGAGTAA
- a CDS encoding PilW family protein, whose amino-acid sequence MRSKQAGLTIIELMLSLALSLFLILVAAQFFVANKMTYRTQQAQADIQERGRFASSWLAQQLRQAGYIGAVEVATKDFSSVFVLQNASGSALAMAAGQVLLGTSGTVQVRYRGADDTSLVNCQGQGVAASTTATHMINTSGSSLMCDGTEVVPGVVQLRLQYGQDSVNPLDRIADQYVQNAPASAVYAVRLCMLVQSLENNVSPVSQTIAADCDGNAYTPANRAIAKVFRSSVYLRNIP is encoded by the coding sequence ATGAGAAGCAAACAAGCCGGTTTGACCATTATCGAGTTGATGCTGTCGCTGGCACTGTCGCTCTTTCTGATTCTGGTAGCAGCACAGTTTTTTGTGGCTAACAAAATGACCTACCGCACCCAGCAGGCCCAGGCAGATATTCAGGAGCGTGGCCGCTTTGCCAGCTCCTGGCTGGCGCAGCAGCTGCGCCAGGCGGGCTATATTGGCGCAGTTGAGGTGGCCACTAAGGATTTCAGTAGCGTGTTTGTCCTGCAAAACGCCAGTGGTAGCGCACTGGCCATGGCGGCAGGGCAGGTGTTGCTGGGTACCTCAGGCACGGTGCAGGTGCGTTACCGAGGTGCCGATGATACCAGCCTGGTGAATTGCCAGGGTCAGGGGGTGGCAGCCAGTACCACTGCCACGCATATGATCAATACCAGTGGTAGCAGCTTGATGTGCGATGGCACCGAGGTGGTGCCTGGAGTCGTGCAGTTAAGGCTGCAATACGGCCAGGATAGCGTGAACCCGCTGGACCGCATTGCAGACCAGTATGTACAGAACGCACCGGCTTCGGCGGTGTATGCAGTCAGGTTATGCATGCTGGTGCAATCGCTGGAGAACAATGTCAGCCCGGTAAGCCAGACTATTGCAGCAGACTGTGATGGTAATGCGTATACCCCTGCCAACCGCGCGATTGCAAAAGTGTTCCGGTCTTCGGTTTATCTGAGGAATATCCCATGA
- the cysK gene encoding cysteine synthase A, translating to MRIASSVTDLIGNTPLVRLNRVTEGAGATVVAKLEFFNPGHSVKDRIAAAMIEAAEKDGKIGPGTVIVEPTSGNTGIGLAMVCAARGYKLIITMPETMSRERRQLLRAYGAELVLTPGPDGMGGAIAKAREIVAANPDTHYLPQQFENPANPEIHRNTTAEEIWRDTDGQVDILVAGVGTGGTITGVGEVLKARKPGVQIVAVEPDASPVLSGGAKGPHPIQGIGAGFVPPILNTGIYDEIIRVGNDDAFDTARNVATQEGVLVGISSGAAVWAALQLAKRPENAGKLIVVVIPSFGERYLSTALFQHLAD from the coding sequence ATGCGTATTGCCTCTTCCGTCACCGACCTTATCGGCAACACCCCGCTGGTACGCCTGAACCGTGTCACCGAAGGCGCCGGCGCCACCGTAGTGGCCAAGCTGGAGTTCTTCAACCCGGGCCACAGCGTGAAAGACCGTATTGCCGCAGCCATGATCGAAGCCGCCGAGAAAGACGGCAAGATCGGCCCTGGCACCGTGATCGTGGAGCCGACTTCGGGCAATACCGGTATTGGCCTGGCCATGGTGTGTGCCGCACGCGGCTACAAGCTGATTATCACCATGCCGGAAACCATGAGTCGTGAACGCCGCCAGCTACTGCGCGCCTACGGTGCCGAGCTGGTGCTGACCCCCGGCCCGGACGGCATGGGCGGCGCTATCGCCAAAGCCCGCGAGATCGTGGCGGCCAACCCGGATACCCACTACCTGCCGCAGCAGTTTGAAAACCCGGCCAACCCCGAGATCCACCGCAACACCACCGCCGAAGAAATCTGGCGCGATACCGACGGCCAGGTCGATATCCTGGTAGCCGGCGTGGGCACCGGCGGCACCATCACCGGCGTGGGCGAAGTGCTGAAAGCACGCAAGCCAGGGGTACAGATCGTGGCAGTCGAGCCTGACGCGTCGCCGGTATTGTCCGGTGGTGCCAAGGGCCCGCACCCGATCCAAGGTATCGGTGCCGGTTTTGTGCCGCCTATCCTCAATACCGGTATCTACGACGAGATCATCCGTGTAGGTAACGACGATGCCTTCGACACCGCCCGCAATGTGGCCACCCAGGAAGGTGTGCTGGTAGGTATCTCGTCCGGCGCGGCGGTATGGGCTGCGCTACAGCTGGCCAAGCGCCCGGAAAACGCCGGCAAGCTGATCGTGGTGGTGATTCCATCCTTTGGCGAGCGCTATCTGTCTACCGCGCTGTTCCAGCACTTGGCCGACTGA
- a CDS encoding recombination-associated protein RdgC — MWFKQLSFFRLDENFTIDSDKLADQLAKRPFQRCSGLDWFSEGWVAPASHLDSPLHQARGYQMLTLRREDKVLPAGVIRDHLDSKLAEIEAAELRKVGRKEKLALKEQITDDLLPRAFTRSGRTTAYIDSQRGWLMVDSGTASKAENLVSTLREALPPFPAALPRTAVSPHALMTDWLAAGEAGFGFELDAECELKDSSENGAVVRCTRIDLTADEIRQHIATGKQVTRLGLIWRERIRFVLTDQLQLKRLQFLDVLQEEASQAGDDLASLFEATFLLMAEELGDLVNDLVAALGGLEASQQGSSTPAATATLSQPENGKPDTIDVPWA, encoded by the coding sequence ATGTGGTTTAAGCAACTGTCTTTCTTTCGGCTGGATGAGAATTTCACCATCGACAGCGACAAGCTAGCCGATCAGCTGGCCAAACGTCCTTTCCAGCGCTGTAGCGGCCTGGACTGGTTCAGCGAAGGCTGGGTCGCCCCCGCCAGCCACCTGGATAGCCCGCTGCACCAGGCCCGTGGTTACCAGATGCTGACCCTGCGCCGCGAAGACAAAGTACTGCCCGCAGGCGTGATTCGCGACCACCTGGACAGCAAGCTGGCCGAGATCGAGGCTGCCGAGCTGCGCAAGGTTGGCCGAAAGGAAAAGCTGGCACTGAAAGAGCAGATCACCGACGACCTGCTGCCACGCGCCTTTACCCGCTCCGGCCGTACTACTGCCTATATCGATAGCCAGCGCGGCTGGCTGATGGTCGATAGCGGTACCGCCAGCAAAGCAGAAAACCTGGTGTCCACCCTGCGCGAGGCACTGCCACCGTTCCCGGCTGCACTGCCACGCACCGCTGTATCGCCGCACGCGCTGATGACCGACTGGCTGGCCGCTGGCGAAGCAGGCTTTGGCTTTGAGCTGGATGCCGAATGCGAGCTGAAAGACAGCAGCGAGAACGGCGCCGTGGTGCGCTGCACCCGCATCGACCTGACCGCCGATGAAATCCGCCAGCACATTGCCACCGGCAAACAGGTAACCCGCCTGGGTCTGATCTGGCGCGAGCGCATCCGTTTTGTACTCACCGACCAGCTGCAACTCAAACGCCTGCAGTTCCTGGATGTGCTGCAAGAAGAAGCCAGCCAGGCCGGCGACGACCTGGCCAGCCTGTTTGAAGCCACCTTCCTGCTGATGGCGGAAGAGCTGGGCGACCTGGTAAACGACCTGGTCGCCGCGCTGGGCGGCCTGGAAGCCAGCCAGCAAGGTTCGAGCACACCAGCCGCAACGGCCACACTCAGCCAGCCAGAAAACGGCAAGCCCGACACCATCGACGTGCCCTGGGCTTAA